Part of the Deinococcus aerophilus genome is shown below.
CCTGACCGAAGCCCAGGCCCGCCGCGCGGCCCCAGTCCAGGCGGCCCGTGACCTGTTCAACGGTTTTGAGACCCTCTCCAATGATCGCGGTGCGTTCCACCGGGAACTTCTGGTCACTCAGGTAATCCACGGCCCGCTGGGCGTCCAGGTAGGCGGTGTAGGTCGCCACGGTAATGCGGGCGCTCTGGTCCGGAATGAGGGCGGCTCGGGGATCAGGCTGGGTCATGGGTCACGTCCTTTCGCTCAGCCTAAAGACGTGGACTGCCACGCAACTGAGGACCACATTCAGAAGGCCTCATGTTCGCGGGTCTGCGCGCTTCAGGCCCCGACCTCGACCACGATGCCCTCGGCCTCGCTCATGCGGACGATGTTGGCGAGGGTATGAATCGGCACCCCCAGGTCGGCGAGATTCTCGCGGCCCGATTCAAACTGCTTTTCCACCACGCAGCCCAGGCCCAGCAGCGTTGCGCCGCTGAGTCCGATCATGCCGGTCAGGGCGCGCAGCGTGCCGCCCGAGGCCAGAAAGTCGTCGATCACGACCACGCGGTCATCCGGGCCCAGGAACTCGCTGCTGATGAACAGGTCGACGGCTCCCCCCTTGGTGCGGCTCACCGAGGAGGCGGTG
Proteins encoded:
- the xpt gene encoding xanthine phosphoribosyltransferase, with the protein product MQSLVDAIREQGLILPGGFLKVDGLVNHQLLPGLTREMGVRFAELFAPLQPNKILTIEVSGIAPAISAAMELGVPMVYARKKKPLTMKEPAFTASSVSRTKGGAVDLFISSEFLGPDDRVVVIDDFLASGGTLRALTGMIGLSGATLLGLGCVVEKQFESGRENLADLGVPIHTLANIVRMSEAEGIVVEVGA